A stretch of the Erinaceus europaeus chromosome 23, mEriEur2.1, whole genome shotgun sequence genome encodes the following:
- the LOC132535615 gene encoding zinc finger protein 709-like gives MNSFCNSCFLFFITISLSKFSLFSSNTVEISEAKEQSQNGGNPQECEVYNKELTYSSQLKRQRRIPIGKKPYQRKHCSKTFSQTGDLHRHECKQCRKTFSCSSKLQTHERTHSGEKPYECKQCCKTFSRCSYLRIHERTHSGEKPYECKQCRKTFSQSSHLQTHERTHSGEKPYECKQCGKTFSQSNSLLRHERTHSGEKPYECKQCRKTFSNNSALRNHERTHRGEKPYECKQCCKTFSQSSHLRTHERTHSGEKPYECQQCRKTFSASCSLRKHERKHSGEKPYECKQCRKTLSSSNSLWRHERIHSGEKPYESKQCRKTFSCSSNLRTHERTHSGEKPYECKQSSKTFRQSCHLLTHDRIHSGENILEWKQCSKAFGDSSTHQVLKRTHSGEQAYEYR, from the exons ATGAATAGCTTCTGCAATAGTTG tttcctttttttcattacaATATCATTAAGtaaattttcacttttttccaGTAATACAGTAGAAATCTCTGAGGCCAAAGAACAAAGTCAAAATGGTGGGAATcctcaagaatgtgaagtatacaacaaaGAATTGACTTATTCCAGTCAGCttaaaagacagagaagaattcCCATTGGAAAGAAACCTTATCAACGTAAAcattgtagtaaaacattcagtcaaacCGGTGATCTTCACAgacatgaatgtaaacagtgtaggaaaacattcagttgttccagtaaacttcagacacatgaaagaacgcacagtggagagaagccctatgaatgtaaacaatgttgtAAAACATTCAGTCGATGCAGTTATCTTcggatacatgaaagaactcacagtggagagaaaccctatgaatgtaaacaatgtaggaaaacattcagtcagTCCAGTCATCTTcaaacacatgaaagaactcacagtggagagaagccctatgaatgtaaacaatgtggtaaaacattcagtcaatccAATAGTCTTTTGAGACATGAAAGaacgcacagtggagagaaaccctatgaatgtaaacaatgtaggaaaacattcagtaaTAACAGTGCTCTTCGGAATCATGAAAGAACGCACAGGggtgagaagccctatgaatgtaaacagtgttgtaaaacattcagtcaatccagtcatcttcggacacatgaaagaactcacagtggagagaaaccctatgaatgtcaacaatgtaggaaaacattcagtgcTTCCTGTTCTCTTCGGAAACATGAAAGAaagcacagtggagagaagccctatgaatgtaaacagtgtaggaaAACATTGAGTTCTTCCAATAGTCTTTGGaggcatgaaagaattcacagtggagagaaaccctatgaaagtaaacagtgtaggaaaacattcagttgttccagtaatcttaggacacatgaaagaacgcacagtggagagaagccctatgaatgtaaacagtctAGTAAAACATTCAGACAATCCTGTCATCTTCTGACACATGatagaattcacagtggagagaacatCTTGGAATggaaacaatgtagtaaagcctTTGGTGATTCCTCTACTCATCAGGTACttaaaagaactcacagtggagagcaAGCCTATGAATATAGATGA